Genomic window (Bosea vaviloviae):
GACCGCCCCAGTAGAATTCACGCCAATTCGAACTTGATCTCCTGCGCGCCTTCCCACAGCGTCTTGCGGCCGAGCGTGTAGAGGTTTTCCAGCCCCGAGGTCAGGGTGATGAAGTGGTTGCCGGCGAGCTGGCCCATCTTGCTGGCGAAATGCACGCCGCCATAGGCGAGCAGGATCTCGGTCTCGCTGATGCCGCCGGGATAGAGGATGATCTGGCCGGGCGCCGGGTAGCTGGTGTGGTTCTCGTAGCCGACGCCGAAATCGAGCTCGCCGAGCGGCATCCAGACGCCCTCGCCGCTCCAGCGCACATGCACGATCTTGCTCTCGAACGGCATGTGCCGGAGGAAGGCGGCGCAGGTCTTGGGCGCGTTTTCCAGTTCGAGCTTGGCCTCGAAGGCGAAGGGGCCAGCGGTGACGATCAGCTTGGTCATGGAAATCTCTGTCTCTCGAAACGGCTTCGGAGGGTGATTGCCCGTTCGGCCGGGCTTTCGCAAGGGCGGTGGGTGCGCGGGAAACTCTCCGTCATTGCGAGCGCAGCGAAGAAATCCAGGGGACGTAGAGTGCTGCCGCCTCTGGATTGCTTCGCTTTGCTCGCAATGACGGCCGACAGGATTACGAGATCGCCTCCTTGAGGTCGAGCGTGCCGGCCTTGCCGATCGCCTCGTAATTGCGCTTGAGCCAGCGCTTCGCCGCCGCCCGCCCCATGTCGCGCAGGCGCAGCAGGAAGTCCCAATCCGCATTCATCCGCGAGGACGAGGTCAGCTGCGCCAGGGGCGGCCCGCCATCGATCCGGTGCATCAGCACGCGCTTGTACTCTTCGGTCGGCAGTTTGCCGCTGTCGACGAGCTTGTTGACGAACTCGATCGCGCGCAATTCGCGCAGGAGCGAGGCGTTGAAGGTGATCTCGTTCAGCCGGTCCTGGATCGCGCGGGCATTGGTGGGCAGTTCCTTGCGCTGCAGCGGGTTGATCTGCACCAGCATGATGTCGTCGCAATGGGCCTCGTAGAACAGCGGGAACAGCGCCGGATTGCCCATATAGCCGCCGTCCCAATAGGCCTCGCCCGCGATCTCGACAGCCTGGAACAGCATCGGCAGGCAGGCCGAGGCCATCAGATGGTCAGGGCTCAATTCGTCGCCGTTGAAGACCTTGATCTTGCCGGTGCGGACATTGGTCGCGGCGATGAAGAGCTTGACGTCCTGGCTCGCGCGCACCTTCTCGAAATCGATCAGGTCGGCGATGACGCCGCGCAGCGGGTTGATGTTGAGCGGATTGACGTCATAGGGGCTCGCGACCTTCGAGAACATCTCGAACCAGATCAGGCCCGGCGGCGTGCCGTTACTGCCCCAGGCACCGAGCATGGTGTCGATCAGCGAGCGCTCCGAGCCGCCATATTTGCCGTCGACACTGATCGCCCGCCAGAAGCTTTCGAGCTTGGCGCGCGCGCCGTCCGCGCCGCCTTCGAGCCAGCCTTCGCTCAGCACGACGGCATTCATCGCACCGGCGCTGGTGCCCGACAGCGCCTCGATCGCCAGCCGCCCATCCTCCAGGATCGCGTCGAGCACGCCCCAGGTGAAGGCGCCATGCGCGCCTCCGCCCTGGAGCGCCAGCGAGACGGTCTTCTCGGCCTTGGGGCCGGCGAGCCCCTTGACCCGCGCCGAGCTGCGCCTGCGCCGACCGGTCACGCCGCGGTCCAGCCGCCATCCATCGGCAAGATCGTGCCGGTGATCGACTTCGCCGCATCCGTGCACAGGAAGACCGCGAGCGCCGCGACCTGCTCGACCGTGACGAACTCCTTGGTCGGCTGCGCCGTCAGCAGCACGTCGTTGATGACCTGCTCCTTGGTCATGTTGCGCGCCTTCATCGTGTCGGGGATCTGCTTCTCGACCAGCGGCGTCCAGACATAGCCGGGCGCGATCGCGTTCACGGTGATGCCGTTGGTCGCGACTTCCAGCGCCACCGTCTTGGTCAGGCCGGCGATGCCGTGCTTGGCCGAGACATAAGCCGATTTGAAGGGCGAGGCGACGAAGGCATG
Coding sequences:
- a CDS encoding DUF3830 family protein translates to MTKLIVTAGPFAFEAKLELENAPKTCAAFLRHMPFESKIVHVRWSGEGVWMPLGELDFGVGYENHTSYPAPGQIILYPGGISETEILLAYGGVHFASKMGQLAGNHFITLTSGLENLYTLGRKTLWEGAQEIKFELA
- a CDS encoding patatin-like phospholipase family protein, whose translation is MTGRRRRSSARVKGLAGPKAEKTVSLALQGGGAHGAFTWGVLDAILEDGRLAIEALSGTSAGAMNAVVLSEGWLEGGADGARAKLESFWRAISVDGKYGGSERSLIDTMLGAWGSNGTPPGLIWFEMFSKVASPYDVNPLNINPLRGVIADLIDFEKVRASQDVKLFIAATNVRTGKIKVFNGDELSPDHLMASACLPMLFQAVEIAGEAYWDGGYMGNPALFPLFYEAHCDDIMLVQINPLQRKELPTNARAIQDRLNEITFNASLLRELRAIEFVNKLVDSGKLPTEEYKRVLMHRIDGGPPLAQLTSSSRMNADWDFLLRLRDMGRAAAKRWLKRNYEAIGKAGTLDLKEAIS